ATACTTTGTTGGCGCAGTGCCTTTTTCAAAATATTCAAAACGACTAGTGTAATCGTTTTTATGGCTCAGTAAGCCAGTTTTTAAATCAATACGAATAGAAACTAGCCCCTCAGGTGGTTCTATTGGTGCCTCAGGCTTGCCCTCAAGTGCTACTTTCATAAAATCAACCCATGCAGGTTGCGCTGTTTTAGCACCTGACTCAGCTCCTGAAATTTGGCCGCTGTCTAGGTTGTTGTTGTATGTTGAGCGTCCTAATGAATTACCCGGGTTATCAAAACCAACCCACACTGAGGTGACTACATTTCGATTAAAGCCACTAAACCAGGTATCAACAGAGTCGTTAGTAGTACCTGTTTTACCAGATAGATCGCGGCGGTTTAATGCCTGAGCACGCCAACCTGTACCACTCCAGCCCGTTTTATGGGTCCAGCTACCACCACCCCACACAGCACTGTGCATTGCATCAGCAATTAAAAATGCATTTTGCTTAGAGATAACACGTGGCGCACATTGCAAAGCGGGCGCAGATTCAATATCTACATCACTTTGCGAGCTGTTATCTGCATAGCTGTTTGAAGGTGTAACGTTTAAGGCATCTGCTTCATCGCAGGCAAGGGCAGGGTTTGCTTTAAATAGTACATTGCCATACGCATCTTGAATCTCAGAAATAAAGTAAGGTTCAATTAAGTGGCCTCCATTTGCAAACGAGCTCATGCCGCGGGCAAGCTCTAGTGGCGTAATAGATGCGCTACCTAGAGCTAGAGATTCACTGCGATTTATATCAGCGTCTTTAAAGCCAAATTTTAGTAGATGATCAGCTGTGCGCTGCAAGCCTACACCTCGTAATAAGCGAACTGAAATTACGTTTTTAGATTGCGCTAGGGCACGACGAATTCTAATTGGACCGTTGTAAACAGCTGGGCTGTTTTTTGGACGCCAAGCGACACCTAGGCTTTTATCCCACTGGTTTATTGGCGCATCGTTTAAAATAGAAGCTAACGTATAACCGCGCTCAAGAGCTGCAGAGTATATAAATGGCTTAATATTTGAGCCCACTTGGCGCTTAGCTTGTACTGCTCGATTATATTGGCTTTGCTCAAAGCTATAGCCGCCAACAATGGCTTTTATGCGGCCATCTTGTGGATCAAGTGAAACAAGTGCACTTGCAGCTTCAGGTATTTGGCTTAATAAGTATGAATCGTCTTTATTTTTGCGCACCCATACTTGCATGCCAGGGGTTAAAATATCGGTAGCGGATTTTGGCGCAAAGCTTTGGCGATAACGCGTAATATATTTGCGAGCCCACTTTAAATTATCCCAATCAAGGGTCGTCAGCTGACCATTTTTTAAAATAACTTCAGCAGTTTTATCATCAACCTTTAAAACTACCGCAGCGTTTAAATCGCCAAGCTCTTTAACTGGTTTGAGTTTTTCTATTATTTGCTGCTGTGTTAGAGCTGGTTGAGTTTCTGGGTCCCATAAAACGTCAACAGGGCCCCTAAAACCATGGCGCATATCGTAATTGTGTAGATTATTAACTAAGGCCGTTTGTGCTGCTTTTTGAACTTTTGACTCAACCGAAGTAAATATTTTAAACCCTGAGTTATAAGCTTTATCTACACCATAGCGTGCGACCATTTCAGCGCGAACCATTTCAGATATGTATGGTGCATATAAATCTATTTCAGCACCATGAAAATAAGCAGTAATAGGCTGGCTTGACGCTTCGTCGTATTGGCTTTGCGTTATATAGTTCTCAGTTAGCAAGCGACCTAATACAACATTACGGCGTGCTTTAGCACGAACAGGGTTTCTTATTGGGTTAAGTGCAGAAGGGGCTTTAGGTAAACCTGCAATCATAGCCATTTGTGCAAGGGTTAGGTCTTTTAGCTCTTTACCGTAATAAACCTGTGCGGCGGCGCCGATACCAAATGCGCGGTTACCTAGTTCTATTTTATTAAGATAAAGCTCTAGTATTTCGTCTTTGGTTAATACATTTTCGATATGCAGGGCGATAAATATTTCTTTAACTTTTCGAATATATGCTTTTTCGCGAGTTAAGAAAAAGTTACGAGCTAGCTGCATGGTAATAGTACTGGCACCTTGCTTTTTTTCACCTGTTGAAATTAATACAATAGCAGATCGCACAATACCAATTGGGTCTATACCTATGTGGTCATAAAAGCGGTTATCTTCTGTTGCTAAAAAAGCATCAATTAGAGTTTGTGGTATTTCGTCTATAGTTGCTGGAATGCGTCGCTTTTCGCCAAATTGGTTAATTAAAAGTCCATCTTTAGTGAACACTTGCATAGGAGTTTGTAATTGCACGTCTTTTAAAACTTGCACACTTGGGATATCAGGTTTAACGTAATAATAAAGGCTGATTAATGTTATCAGACCAATTAACGTGCAAATGATAAAAAATTGTAATGTTCGTTTTAATAAAATCACTTATATTTCCCTAAATGGACTCCCAATTGCGAGTTTAGACTGCTAGTATATATTGATTAAAAAATGAATAATATTTTTTACTATAAAAATTATAACTTGTTTATTATTAAAACAAAGGCCAAGTTGCAAACATGCTAAGTCAACTATTTCAAAAGCCATCTTCTGCGATGGTAGGAATCGATATTGGATCGCACTCTATCAAAGCAGTGCTTTTAAGTGAAATTGAAACGGGATTTCGACTAGAAGCACTTGCAATTGAGCCTATGCCAAAAGGCGCTATGAGCGAGCGCTCAATCCAAGATATTGAAGCGATTGGTAACATAATTACAAAATTAAAAAGAAGGTTACCAAAATCGTTAAAATCGGCAGCCGTTGCTGTATCGGGCCAAACCGTTATTACTAAAGTTATTTTTATGGATGTTTCATTAAGTGACGCTGAATTAGAGTCACAAATAGAAATAGAAGCCGACAGCCTTATCCCGTATCCCCTTGATGAAGTCAGCCTAGATTTTGAAAAACTTTCAACTAATGAAGCCGACCCTAGCAAAATGAACGTGTTACTTTCTGCTGCTCGAACAGAAAGCGTTGAAGCGCGCGTTGGTGCATTAGAAGCTGCCAATTTAAACGCGAAGGTAGTAGACGTTGAAAGTTATGCCTTAAGCAGAGCGATGGATGTTTACTATCAACAATTACCCAGTGATGCGTTTAACAAATGTGTGGCTGTGGTAGATATTGGCGCTGTATTAACGCTAGTAAGTGTGGTGCAGGCGGGTGAAACGATATATACCCGTGACCAAGTGTTTGGAGGCGATCAGTACACTAACAGTATTGTATCGTACTATAATAAAGGCTTTGATGAGGCCGAAATAGGCAAAACAACAGGTGACCTGCCACCCAACTACACCTTTGAAGTTTTAGCTCCTTTTCAAACGTCATTACTGCAACAAGTGCGCCGTGCGGTACAAATGTTTTTGACCACAACGGGTAAAGACCAAGTGGATTATATAGTGCTAACAGGTGGGACTTCGATGATCGACGGGCTCGATCGTTTATTAATAGAAGAGCTGGGTATACATGCTGTTGTAGCTGAACCATTTGCAAATATGGAAATTTCACCAAAAGTAGATAGAAATATAATGCAGCGAAATAGAACACAGTTTGCAATTGCTACTGGTTTGGCATTAAGGAGCTTTTCATCATGCCACATATAAATCTACTGCCTTGGCGCGAGCTGCAACGTGAAGAGTCTAAAAAGAAATTCATCACAATTTTAGTTGCAGTGGTTATTTGTTGCTTTGCAATAATGTACTTACTCAGTTCATTTTATGCAGGCTTAAAAGTTGGTCAAAATTTAAAGAACAACTATCTCAGCTCAGAAATAAGCATGCTTGATAAAAAAATCAGTGATATAAGAGATTTAGATAAAAGAAAAGAAAATTTACAACAACGGATGCATTTGATTGAAGAGCTACAAAGCAGCCGTAATTTGGGCACTCAAATTATGGATGAGGTTGCTAAAATTGTTCCACAAGGCGTTTTCCTAACTAAGTTAGAACGTCGAGGTAGTCAGATTCATGTACTAGGACGCAGTGAATCAAATAATCGTTTATCAACTATGTTACGTCAGGTACAAAACTCTTATTTACTAGAAAGACCCACCATGCAAGGTATTGTTGCAGGGGATCAAGCATCACGGTTACTCAGTGATTTTAATATGGAATTTTACGTAAAACCATTTGATGAAATTGGTGAGGTAAGTTATGAGCCTTGATTTTAAAGCTTTTAATGAAATAGATTGGAATGAAATTGAGTTAGATAATATTGGTGATTGGCCCGTAGCAGTAAAGCTAATTTGTTGTGCTTTTATTGCAGGCTTAGTACTGTTTTTTAGTTACAGCTTATTAGTTTCTGACGAAATAGACAATTACCACAGTGCAGTTGCTAAAGAAGTGGAACTTCGTACAACTTACAGAACCAAGTATGCAGTTGCGAGCAAGTTAGATATTTATCGCCAACAAATGGTGGAAATGGAAGACAAGTTTTCTCAGTTATTAAAGCGCTTACCTACCTCTAACGAAACCCCTGGGCTACTTGACGACTTATCTTATGTTGGTACTACAAGTGGCTTAACCTTTTTAAAAATTGGTTGGTTGCCAGAGGTAGAAAAAGAGTTTTATACAGAGCTTCCCATTAAAATAGAAGTAATTGGTACGTACCATGAGTTTGGGGAATTTGTCGGAAAAGTAGCCCAATTACCACGAATTGTAAGTTTACACGACTTTTCGATTGTATCATCTGGCGAAAAGCAACTAACATTCAGTGTAGTAGCAAAAACATATCGTTATGAAGAAGGGGTTAAAAAGTGAGATTAGTCCCTTTGTTTTCATTAGCAGTTCTGTTTTTGGCTGGGTGTAATGATGATACATCTGAGCAAAAAGAGTTTATTGACCAAGTTAAAGCAAGTACAACAGCAAAAGTGGATGAGATTCCTGAACTTACTAAGTTTGAATATTTTGAATATGATG
The sequence above is drawn from the Pseudoalteromonas espejiana DSM 9414 genome and encodes:
- a CDS encoding penicillin-binding protein 1A, whose protein sequence is MILLKRTLQFFIICTLIGLITLISLYYYVKPDIPSVQVLKDVQLQTPMQVFTKDGLLINQFGEKRRIPATIDEIPQTLIDAFLATEDNRFYDHIGIDPIGIVRSAIVLISTGEKKQGASTITMQLARNFFLTREKAYIRKVKEIFIALHIENVLTKDEILELYLNKIELGNRAFGIGAAAQVYYGKELKDLTLAQMAMIAGLPKAPSALNPIRNPVRAKARRNVVLGRLLTENYITQSQYDEASSQPITAYFHGAEIDLYAPYISEMVRAEMVARYGVDKAYNSGFKIFTSVESKVQKAAQTALVNNLHNYDMRHGFRGPVDVLWDPETQPALTQQQIIEKLKPVKELGDLNAAVVLKVDDKTAEVILKNGQLTTLDWDNLKWARKYITRYRQSFAPKSATDILTPGMQVWVRKNKDDSYLLSQIPEAASALVSLDPQDGRIKAIVGGYSFEQSQYNRAVQAKRQVGSNIKPFIYSAALERGYTLASILNDAPINQWDKSLGVAWRPKNSPAVYNGPIRIRRALAQSKNVISVRLLRGVGLQRTADHLLKFGFKDADINRSESLALGSASITPLELARGMSSFANGGHLIEPYFISEIQDAYGNVLFKANPALACDEADALNVTPSNSYADNSSQSDVDIESAPALQCAPRVISKQNAFLIADAMHSAVWGGGSWTHKTGWSGTGWRAQALNRRDLSGKTGTTNDSVDTWFSGFNRNVVTSVWVGFDNPGNSLGRSTYNNNLDSGQISGAESGAKTAQPAWVDFMKVALEGKPEAPIEPPEGLVSIRIDLKTGLLSHKNDYTSRFEYFEKGTAPTKYVLSQPTDIFEEDTKTEEELF
- a CDS encoding pilus assembly protein PilM; its protein translation is MLSQLFQKPSSAMVGIDIGSHSIKAVLLSEIETGFRLEALAIEPMPKGAMSERSIQDIEAIGNIITKLKRRLPKSLKSAAVAVSGQTVITKVIFMDVSLSDAELESQIEIEADSLIPYPLDEVSLDFEKLSTNEADPSKMNVLLSAARTESVEARVGALEAANLNAKVVDVESYALSRAMDVYYQQLPSDAFNKCVAVVDIGAVLTLVSVVQAGETIYTRDQVFGGDQYTNSIVSYYNKGFDEAEIGKTTGDLPPNYTFEVLAPFQTSLLQQVRRAVQMFLTTTGKDQVDYIVLTGGTSMIDGLDRLLIEELGIHAVVAEPFANMEISPKVDRNIMQRNRTQFAIATGLALRSFSSCHI
- a CDS encoding PilN domain-containing protein, with product MPHINLLPWRELQREESKKKFITILVAVVICCFAIMYLLSSFYAGLKVGQNLKNNYLSSEISMLDKKISDIRDLDKRKENLQQRMHLIEELQSSRNLGTQIMDEVAKIVPQGVFLTKLERRGSQIHVLGRSESNNRLSTMLRQVQNSYLLERPTMQGIVAGDQASRLLSDFNMEFYVKPFDEIGEVSYEP
- a CDS encoding type 4a pilus biogenesis protein PilO, which gives rise to MSLDFKAFNEIDWNEIELDNIGDWPVAVKLICCAFIAGLVLFFSYSLLVSDEIDNYHSAVAKEVELRTTYRTKYAVASKLDIYRQQMVEMEDKFSQLLKRLPTSNETPGLLDDLSYVGTTSGLTFLKIGWLPEVEKEFYTELPIKIEVIGTYHEFGEFVGKVAQLPRIVSLHDFSIVSSGEKQLTFSVVAKTYRYEEGVKK